A part of Stegostoma tigrinum isolate sSteTig4 chromosome 6, sSteTig4.hap1, whole genome shotgun sequence genomic DNA contains:
- the LOC125453601 gene encoding hemopexin-like, with product MKFLLGGLCLFGAVALSSCYPWLKHVPNITEDELNQDHSHHRREGFPDRCDGLGFDAVTLDEQGVTYFFRDEFLWRGFRAPAEFINKTWPALPDHIDAAFRIHHKNSPEHHDRMFFFKGNQVWQYSGTKPEGQFLIQDKFHGIPDDLGAAVECPEGECQHDSVLFFKGATTYVFDLSTNTVKERPWTGLHLCSAAMRWIDRYYCFQGSNFTRFHPHTGLVFENYPKDARRYFMRCEGQGHGNRTADPSIHNRCSNRSFDEFNEDGLGRVYAFRGNWYFRIDSKRDGWHAWPIHSAWPSLHGKIDGVFSWNKKMYFIQGSQIYIYKAEAHYTLIEGYPKSITEELGIHGAGVDATFICPGKPVLYVIRGNQVQSINLEQTPRNLGDGFRIGHSHVDGAMCNANGIFIFVGTDYYKYHSTTELAGWKNTPEPHSISADFMSCAQ from the exons GTTAAAGCACGTGCCAAACATTACAGAAGATGAGTTGAACCAGGATCACTCCCATCACAGACGTGAAG GTTTTCCTGATCGTTGCGATGGTCTCGGATTTGATGCAGTCACCCTGGATGAGCAAGGAGTTACCTACTTTTTCCGAG ATGAATTTCTGTGGAGAGGGTTCCGTGCTCCTGCTGAATTCATTAATAAAACCTGGCCCGCATTACCGGATCACATCGATGCAGCATTCCGGATCCACCATAAAAACTCACCGGAGCATCACGACAGAATGTTCTTCTTCAAG GGGAATCAAGTCTGGCAATACAGCGGCACTAAACCAGAAGGTCAGTTCCTCATTCAAGACAAATTCCATGGAATTCCAGATGATCTGGGGGCTGCAGTCGAGTGTCCTGAGGGAGAGTGCCAACATGATTCTGTGCTTTTCTTCAAAG GAGCCACCACATACGTGTTTGATCTGAGCACCAACACAGTGAAGGAAAGGCCATGGACAGGGTTACATCTCTGTTCAGCTGCAATGAGGTGGATTGATAGATATTACTGCTTCCAGGGGTCAAACTTCACTCGCTTCCATCCTcacactgggctggtttttgagAACTACCCGAAGGATGCGCGGAGATACTTCATGCGGTGTGAAGGCCAAG GCCATGGGAACAGAACTGCAGATCCTTCCATCCATAACCGTTGCAGTAACCGGTCCTTTGACGAATTTAATGAAGATGGGCTCGGAAGAGTTTATGCATTCCGAG GCAACTGGTACTTTCGTATAGACTCCAAACGAGATGGCTGGCATGCGTGGCCAATTCATTCTGCCTGGCCATCACTGCACGGCAAAATCGATGGAGTTTTCAGCTGGAACAAGAAGATGTACTTTATCCAG GGATCACAAATATACATTTACAAAGCTGAGGCACATTATACCTTGATTGAAGGATATCCCAAATCGATCACAGAAGAGCTGGGAATCCACGGCGCAGGTGTTGATGCAACATTTATCTGCCCAGGAAAACCTGTCCTGTATGTGATCAGGG GTAATCAAGTGCAGAGTATCAATCTGGAACAGACACCCAGAAATCTAGGCGATGGGTTCCGGATTGGTCATTCCCATGTTGATGGTGCCATGTGTAATGCAAATGGTATCTTCATATTTGTCGGTACAGATTACTACAAGTACCATTCAACAACTGAGCTTGCAGGATGGAAAAACACCCCAGAACCACACAGTATCAGTGCAGATTTCATGTCTTGTGCACAATGA